A portion of the Pseudarthrobacter sp. L1SW genome contains these proteins:
- a CDS encoding citrate synthase: MTETNNAATLLHAGGELKLPRIQVIEGNEGYDVSKLLKQTGAVTFDPGFMNTAATTSAITYIDGDAGILRYRGYPIEQLAQHSSFLEVSYLLIYGNLPTPTELDEFDQKIRRHTLLHEELKGFFGGFPRDAHPMPVLSSAVSALSTFYQDSLDPFNAEQVEVSTIRLMAKLPVIAAYAHKKSIGQPMLYPDNSHNLVENFLRLSFGLPAEQYEVDPIVAKALDLLLILHADHEQNCSTSTVRLVGSSNANLFASVSAGINALFGPAHGGANEAVLKMLRQIQADGTKPEDYMEKVKNKEDGVRLMGFGHRVYKNYDPRAKIVKATAHEILTKLGGNDELLDIALRLEEKALNDDYFIQRKLYPNVDFYTGLIYKAMGFPEKMFTVLFAIGRLPGWIAQWREMISDPNTKIGRPRQLYIGEPERDYPVR, from the coding sequence ATGACTGAGACCAACAACGCAGCGACCCTGCTCCACGCAGGAGGCGAGCTTAAGCTCCCGCGCATCCAGGTTATTGAAGGGAACGAAGGCTACGACGTTTCCAAGCTGCTGAAGCAGACGGGCGCAGTCACCTTTGACCCCGGCTTCATGAACACCGCAGCCACCACCTCGGCTATCACCTACATCGATGGCGATGCGGGCATCCTGCGGTACCGCGGATACCCCATCGAGCAGCTCGCGCAGCACTCCAGCTTCCTCGAGGTGTCCTACCTGCTGATCTACGGCAACCTGCCCACACCCACGGAACTGGACGAGTTCGACCAGAAGATCCGGCGCCACACGCTGCTGCATGAGGAGCTCAAGGGCTTCTTCGGCGGCTTCCCCCGCGACGCGCACCCCATGCCCGTCCTGTCCTCGGCCGTTTCCGCGCTGTCCACCTTCTACCAGGACTCGCTGGACCCGTTCAACGCAGAACAGGTGGAAGTCTCCACCATCCGCCTCATGGCCAAGCTCCCGGTCATCGCGGCGTACGCGCACAAGAAGTCCATCGGCCAGCCCATGCTGTACCCGGACAACTCCCACAACCTCGTGGAGAACTTCCTGCGCCTCAGCTTTGGGCTCCCGGCCGAGCAGTACGAAGTGGACCCGATCGTCGCGAAGGCGCTGGACCTGCTCCTGATCCTGCACGCGGACCACGAGCAGAACTGCTCCACCTCCACGGTGAGGCTGGTGGGCTCCTCCAACGCCAACCTGTTCGCGTCAGTGTCCGCAGGCATCAACGCCCTGTTTGGGCCTGCCCACGGCGGCGCCAACGAGGCTGTGCTCAAGATGCTCCGCCAGATCCAGGCCGACGGCACCAAGCCCGAGGACTACATGGAGAAGGTCAAGAACAAGGAAGACGGCGTCCGCCTCATGGGCTTCGGGCACCGCGTCTACAAGAACTACGATCCGCGCGCCAAGATCGTCAAGGCCACCGCGCACGAGATCCTCACCAAGCTCGGCGGCAACGACGAGCTGCTGGACATCGCCCTGCGCCTGGAAGAAAAGGCGCTGAACGATGACTACTTCATCCAGCGCAAGCTCTACCCGAACGTCGACTTCTACACAGGCCTGATCTACAAGGCCATGGGCTTCCCCGAGAAGATGTTCACCGTGCTCTTCGCCATCGGCCGCCTCCCGGGCTGGATCGCCCAGTGGCGCGAGATGATCAGCGATCCGAACACCAAGATCGGCCGCCCGCGCCAGCTGTACATCGGCGAACCGGAGCGGGACTACCCGGTCCGCTAG
- the dapC gene encoding succinyldiaminopimelate transaminase gives MTAAAKTFGLDLPDYPWEAMAPYVAKAAQHPDGAVNLSIGTPVDPTPALIQDALKAAADAPGYPTVHGTPALREAIAGWFERRRGVTGLDARNIMPTVGSKELVAWLPLLLGLKPGDVVVRPKVAYPTYDIGATLAGATSVATDNLDELDDAMRARVRLIWVNSPGNPTGSVRGVESLKALVDQSRELGAVVASDECYAELGWGAWDVQRGGQAVPSILDPRVAGGSHQGLLAVYSLSKQSNVAGYRAAFVAGDPDLMPNLVNSRKHAGMIVPYPVQEAMRVALGDDAHVEAQKDLYRGRRERMVPALLDFGLEIKESDAGLYLWSTAGESTWDTVARLAERGIVVGPGVFYGDAGNGFVRVALTGTDERIDAAVSRLAAGR, from the coding sequence GTGACCGCAGCAGCGAAAACGTTTGGCCTGGACCTGCCTGACTACCCGTGGGAGGCCATGGCGCCATACGTCGCCAAGGCCGCGCAGCACCCGGACGGGGCGGTCAACCTGTCCATCGGCACCCCCGTCGACCCCACCCCCGCGCTGATCCAGGATGCGCTGAAGGCGGCGGCAGATGCCCCGGGATATCCGACAGTCCACGGCACCCCGGCCCTTCGGGAGGCCATCGCAGGGTGGTTCGAGCGGCGCCGCGGCGTCACGGGACTCGATGCGCGCAACATCATGCCCACCGTGGGCTCCAAGGAGCTGGTGGCGTGGCTGCCGCTCCTGTTAGGGCTAAAGCCCGGAGACGTCGTCGTACGCCCCAAGGTGGCCTACCCCACATATGACATCGGGGCCACCCTGGCCGGCGCCACGTCCGTAGCGACGGACAACCTGGACGAACTGGACGACGCCATGCGGGCGCGCGTGCGGCTCATCTGGGTCAACTCGCCCGGGAACCCAACAGGCAGTGTCCGCGGCGTCGAATCCCTGAAAGCGCTTGTGGACCAGTCCCGTGAGCTTGGCGCAGTGGTGGCCTCGGACGAGTGCTACGCGGAGCTTGGCTGGGGAGCCTGGGACGTCCAGCGCGGCGGCCAGGCCGTGCCCAGCATCCTGGATCCACGCGTAGCCGGCGGATCGCACCAGGGGCTGCTGGCCGTCTACTCGCTGAGCAAGCAGTCCAATGTGGCAGGTTACCGTGCAGCGTTCGTAGCCGGGGATCCTGACCTGATGCCCAACCTGGTCAACAGCCGCAAGCATGCAGGCATGATTGTCCCGTACCCGGTCCAGGAGGCCATGCGCGTGGCGCTCGGTGACGACGCCCACGTCGAGGCGCAGAAGGACCTGTACCGCGGACGCCGTGAACGGATGGTCCCTGCCCTGCTGGACTTCGGCCTGGAGATCAAGGAATCCGACGCCGGACTGTACCTTTGGTCCACCGCGGGCGAGAGCACGTGGGACACGGTGGCGCGGCTGGCAGAGCGCGGCATCGTGGTGGGCCCCGGCGTCTTCTACGGCGATGCGGGCAACGGCTTTGTCCGCGTGGCTCTGACGGGTACGGACGAGCGCATCGACGCAGCCGTGTCCCGGCTGGCAGCAGGGCGGTAA
- the fdxA gene encoding ferredoxin — protein sequence MTYVIAQPCVDVKDKACIEECPVDCIYEGERSLYIHPDECVDCGACEPVCPVEAIYYEDDTPEEWADYYKANVEFFDDLGSPGGAAKIGNTGKDHPMIAALPPQNQDH from the coding sequence GTGACGTACGTAATCGCGCAGCCGTGTGTAGATGTCAAGGACAAGGCATGTATTGAAGAGTGCCCCGTCGACTGCATCTACGAAGGTGAGCGTTCGCTGTACATCCATCCGGACGAGTGCGTGGACTGCGGCGCCTGTGAACCGGTGTGCCCGGTTGAAGCCATTTACTACGAGGATGACACCCCGGAAGAGTGGGCTGACTACTACAAGGCCAATGTGGAGTTCTTTGATGACCTCGGGTCTCCCGGAGGTGCGGCAAAGATCGGCAACACGGGCAAGGACCACCCCATGATCGCCGCACTGCCGCCGCAGAACCAAGACCACTGA